One stretch of Spirochaetota bacterium DNA includes these proteins:
- a CDS encoding pseudouridine synthase: MKLQKFISNFSSISRREAEILIKEGKVKVNDKVILTPYFNVGLDEIVKVNDKIIKPILDKFYIAFNKPPQVVSTLKRGNDNFLKDKKIVLDFLNYDYKNIKNLRIAGRLDFLSEGLLILSNDGDFINLIIHPSYKIEKEYVLISFKEISNEFIIGFLNGVYINNILYKAKNVKKINNYSVKIVLIEGKNREIRNVAKYFSQPIKRLIRTAIDDIKLGDLKYGKTRLISIEDVNKIKLKKLKKDLY, from the coding sequence ATGAAATTACAGAAATTTATTTCTAATTTTTCATCTATTTCTAGAAGAGAAGCAGAAATTTTAATAAAAGAGGGTAAAGTTAAAGTCAATGACAAAGTAATTTTAACTCCATATTTTAATGTTGGCTTAGATGAAATAGTAAAAGTTAATGACAAAATTATTAAACCTATTTTGGATAAGTTTTACATTGCATTTAATAAACCTCCGCAAGTAGTTTCTACATTAAAAAGAGGAAATGATAACTTTCTAAAAGATAAAAAAATTGTACTTGATTTTTTAAATTATGATTATAAAAACATTAAAAATTTAAGAATTGCAGGAAGGCTTGACTTTTTATCTGAAGGACTATTAATTTTATCTAATGATGGAGATTTTATTAATTTAATAATTCATCCTTCTTACAAAATTGAAAAAGAATATGTTTTGATCTCTTTTAAAGAAATAAGTAATGAATTTATAATTGGTTTTTTAAATGGTGTTTATATAAATAATATTTTATACAAAGCTAAAAATGTTAAAAAAATAAATAATTATTCAGTTAAAATTGTTTTGATAGAAGGTAAAAATAGAGAAATAAGAAATGTAGCTAAATATTTTTCACAGCCAATAAAAAGATTAATTAGAACAGCTATAGATGATATAAAATTAGGTGATTTAAAATATGGAAAAACTAGATTAATTAGTATAGAAG
- a CDS encoding manganese efflux pump MntP family protein produces the protein MFYLETILIAISLSMDALAVSITNGYLIKSLKIRHAFRIAFFFGFFQAIMPLLGWALGINIAKYFQKFDHFIAFGILLFLGIKMILSSRKLELEACPVDEKKLSNNKKTCLDFSFLILMSIATSIDAFAVGISFAILKVLIFIPILIIGLITFIICFIGVFIGNKIGHLFENKLEIAGGVILILIGLKIFVEHIVKNI, from the coding sequence ATGTTTTATTTAGAAACAATTTTAATAGCAATAAGTCTTTCTATGGATGCTCTTGCTGTTTCTATTACAAACGGTTATTTAATAAAATCATTAAAAATAAGACATGCCTTTAGAATTGCTTTTTTTTTTGGTTTTTTTCAAGCTATTATGCCTCTTTTAGGATGGGCTTTGGGCATAAATATTGCAAAGTATTTTCAAAAATTTGATCATTTTATAGCTTTTGGGATACTTCTTTTTTTAGGAATAAAGATGATATTAAGTTCAAGAAAACTTGAATTAGAAGCTTGTCCAGTTGATGAAAAAAAATTATCTAATAATAAAAAAACATGTCTTGATTTTTCTTTTTTGATTTTGATGTCAATTGCAACAAGTATAGATGCTTTTGCAGTTGGAATAAGTTTTGCAATTCTTAAAGTATTGATATTTATTCCTATTTTGATAATTGGCTTAATAACTTTTATAATATGTTTTATTGGAGTATTTATTGGTAATAAAATTGGTCATCTTTTTGAGAATAAGCTTGAGATTGCTGGTGGAGTTATATTGATTTTAATTGGTTTGAAAATATTTGTTGAGCATATTGTTAAAAATATTTAA
- a CDS encoding phosphomannomutase/phosphoglucomutase codes for MGIYKAYDIRGIYNKDFNKDDVYKIGYFIPKLLKTDKILVGHDGRLSSDEIFYFLSEGITDSGADVYSCGYSTTPMIYFGTSYYNFKGSVQITASHNPKEYNGFKISGENSVPIGYDNGLNILEKMVREEKLEISKSKGKIFDFNVLDDYKKYLNKFIENYEDLNISVDLSNGMASIIVKDLFPTNFKFINDFIDGNFPAHEPNPLEEENRKQIVNEVVKNKSDLGIIFDGDADRVMFIDDKGNFIQPDYLIALISEFFFSERYRNKLDNKTILCDIRTSKSTIDYIKKLGGNVYLWKVGHAYAKKKLKELNSVFGGELAGHYYFKDFFYCDSGILASIIVLNELNYLRKNGLTISEKFKNIIKYFNSGEINFKVENKLEIMEKIKNYFISKEDPVNFYDFDGFRVEFKDWWFNIRPSNTEPYLRLIVEASNKDILNEKIDKINDLIKSYN; via the coding sequence AAGATGATGTTTATAAAATAGGTTATTTTATACCAAAGCTTCTTAAAACTGATAAAATACTTGTTGGACATGATGGTAGGTTGTCTTCAGATGAAATTTTCTATTTTTTATCTGAGGGAATTACTGATTCAGGAGCAGATGTTTATTCTTGTGGTTATTCTACAACACCTATGATATATTTTGGAACATCCTATTATAATTTTAAAGGATCAGTTCAAATCACAGCTTCCCATAATCCTAAAGAGTATAATGGATTTAAAATATCTGGTGAAAATTCTGTACCTATTGGATATGATAATGGCTTAAATATTTTAGAAAAAATGGTAAGAGAAGAAAAATTAGAGATTTCTAAAAGCAAAGGAAAGATATTTGATTTTAATGTATTAGATGATTATAAAAAATATTTAAACAAATTTATAGAAAATTATGAAGATTTAAACATTTCAGTTGACTTATCCAATGGTATGGCTTCAATAATAGTCAAAGATCTTTTCCCCACTAATTTTAAATTTATAAATGATTTTATCGATGGCAATTTCCCTGCACATGAGCCAAATCCTTTAGAAGAGGAAAATAGAAAACAGATAGTAAATGAGGTTGTTAAAAATAAAAGTGATTTGGGAATTATTTTTGACGGAGATGCAGATAGAGTAATGTTTATAGATGATAAAGGAAATTTTATTCAACCAGATTATCTAATAGCATTAATTTCAGAATTCTTTTTTTCAGAAAGATATAGAAATAAACTTGATAATAAAACTATTTTATGCGATATAAGAACTTCAAAATCAACAATTGATTATATTAAAAAACTAGGTGGTAATGTTTATTTATGGAAAGTAGGCCATGCTTATGCTAAAAAGAAACTTAAAGAATTAAATTCTGTATTTGGTGGTGAACTTGCAGGTCATTACTATTTTAAAGATTTTTTTTATTGTGATTCTGGGATACTTGCCTCGATAATTGTTTTAAATGAATTAAATTATTTAAGAAAAAATGGATTAACTATATCTGAAAAATTTAAAAATATAATAAAATACTTCAATTCAGGAGAAATAAATTTTAAAGTTGAAAATAAGTTAGAAATAATGGAGAAAATTAAAAATTATTTTATATCAAAAGAAGATCCAGTTAATTTTTATGATTTTGATGGATTTAGAGTTGAATTTAAAGATTGGTGGTTTAATATTAGACCATCAAATACTGAGCCATATTTAAGATTAATTGTTGAGGCTTCAAATAAAGATATTTTAAATGAAAAAATTGATAAAATAAATGATTTAATAAAAAGTTATAATTAA